From Anopheles funestus chromosome 3RL, idAnoFuneDA-416_04, whole genome shotgun sequence, a single genomic window includes:
- the LOC125767524 gene encoding zinc finger protein jing homolog — protein sequence MAPHTQTAGGVGGITIKQPFQRRQWPYNTVNTGGTGGTATNAVTTSTTNPATIAGTTTAGNSISISSNSNPSNAGSNGNGNAAGSATAQPMVGVSVSASDPQTNTTNITAFGSTATSQTGSNFTATTTTNNNTAAAAVALLRVASGAGTSASLAVSPSNKLKRLQPTSASATASTAATAPPQPQPPTTTNGVQTDGTGKSNSNSNSTGGNHIAASAKRARPNQDGAKIVCKSVGTNTNGPPALVAVNSTTQKKLTQMAIVAASSSSSSSSTVSVASANNQPSIVLKSGGSVPLPTTTPSTTATILTAAAVASAIPTELAKANKITGYFKSQLKPPNTFHNLKKTIKTVAGRASALHQQKRKLLVDGSTEGSYPELTTSTKATAGGVFTGVSTTSNPAPFSEADVEKYLKLFNQQTLGGTTLTTTALEAVAVATLAASEAAVTAATNTAVPGTSAASSSTTTSNGIISKKVERKTARIAPTVSATRKISHTVQGGLGVGGSTGVAGQTKKPINIAPRTTTVSSTTAVYQHTIVAAPASGAISSSNNNNNTTTASVHHHHHQATTTTTTTQKTEQHPMLMGKGQPSPPVLLTTIRLPGPVAQQHAQSLPLPNVTVSQPQQPTAVTQTGAAAVVPQYKSIIPQPQPTPTSATTTKSMSGSKLGTAVSTAATTTIAPTAAVFQFHHHHHQLSGGGAAPGQIPNLVQISNLLPLAAAQQQAKLTGGASLTLATAASAAAMQQQQHQQQQQTASAAVSAAAAAAFALGAGTPTATAANLLVNANGINNGAAAGLIRSGAPNGAGPAGGPTPQLVMNATFIKIHQIQQQQQQQAAAAAAHQAAQQQQQQLMAAAACSVANATQQQQSFTMEASAMNMNFSGMFASKPTTTVVPYSCQPAAGRPSAYQPQNGAPTLYPAALNPFAAQQQQQQHPQQQQQQLIMTPSGGIFVNAAAIPAMINSQLSAAFTPASANIPALHPLQPPPMPPSSQGAGNGGNSGTTTGQLPNITAIIQQSNGGPAALTGSATGTAQQQQPQHHHHHHHHSLLANISPAILSNLQVAAAAFASSANNGTGVSANKLTLGQAATSAAATQFVPISAAAHYGTGTTLYAATTAGMNASALGIATSMQQHLAQQQQAIVSSAVQSLSPPPLVATVPTFTTTGKPIMNAMLNGVSSTVSTSSVAPSTALLTVAAPAGTQKPPVGGEPPGLVPVQLPKQPPTAVASSLASTAPLPKLVRSSTLTSRSIGSTQTPSVVIPAVAPSSPPALNPLTLDCGSSNDSGIVANSSDSEDKSLTIDLCSPGSPSDTSSAKKGEEGDEEEEEDQVHHHIHEHHHNHLHQHQQRRHLHHRRHVAGSVGSNKDDTRTTTSSRSSPLSTSSSEEFEDQLIVDHAVPATSTPATVASVAVSPFPPPLRLLSDVAVAAAEAEAALQSKHQQPHNHATNSTVLEIIRQKREQQQQPDQPPIKQEDDEDTCTSTVKPLAEEQQQSPQEAMSSSSSAADLQEDYSAASTPQSTSSSDGIVPPGTHQEPGQELEKKRQVQSSLDSRTTNSSPSSDQSHLSPPSIDTEMVLMSPFAPDATCAKSPILSQPKTIRFPAPSGTAPHHNFGRKGFRRSGDGRLYGVCYWRDCESKFDSSSQLLEHLQLAHINTQKDPPYACLWDGCKVHNKECTKFNWLEKHVLSHACSKLHKCIVEGCGMRFASQPMLLKHVNSHFANVDSNSSGKRSSDPPVPKVLRKTGKKLRYRRQPWSARRFDFFDSGVMEGLQHRLIRLGAIASGQGGAITFRGIQLGRRHIPKAGTEVLVRWYPAEILPDEWLPELTVGGKFVKQVSIHSLTIEQRNDLSDYLKQDRLNPTATAIVNPFAALHEHEFEQRIAASGSGSSSNLSSISSNSNSCSWSNNSNSFSNQTARFNCRSAPKQQRKRAKPSATDSNGCCSSQSITSSGFSSIFSTSLTSLSGGTSSVASNNNTVASSCGSSSREGSCGAMQLSSSSSSSTISFTSSSVSSSATSSSSSSSGVTKSSKSS from the exons ATGGCACCCCACACGCAAACTGCCGGTGGTGTAGGGGGCATTACGATTAAGCAACCGTTTCAGCGGCGCCAGTGGCCATACAACACTGTCAACACGGGCGGTACCGGTGGAACAGCGACGAACGCTGTGACCACCAGTACGACTAATCCCGCTACCATTGCAGGCACTACGACAGCCGGCAATAGTATTAGTATAAGTAGTAATAGTAACCCTAGTAACGCTGGCAGTAACGGTAACGGTAATGCTGCCGGTAGTGCTACCGCTCAGCCGATGGTTGGTGTGTCGGTATCAGCGTCAGATCCGCAAACTAACACCACTAACATCACTGCCTTTGGATCGACCGCGACGTCGCAGACTGGCAGCAATTTCACCGCCACTACCActaccaacaacaacactgcCGCAGCCGCCGTCGCACTGCTACGAGTAGCTTCGGGTGCTGGCACTTCGGCCAGTCTGGCCGTGAGTCCTTCGAACAAGCTGAAGCGCCTGCAGCCAACGTCGGCATCAGCGACCGCATCGACAGCGGCCACCGCACCCCCACAGCCACAACCACCTACCACCACCAACGGTGTTCAAACGGACGGAACTGGAAAAAGCAATAGCAACAGCAATAGTACAGGCGGCAATCACATTGCCGCCTCTGCCAAACGTGCCCGCCCGAATCAGGATGGTGCCAAGATCGTATGCAAGTCGGTCGGAACGAACACAAACGGGCCGCCGGCATTGGTCGCCGTAAACAGTACTACCCAGAAAAAGTTGACCCAAATGGCGATCGTGGCggctagcagcagcagcagcagtagtagtacgGTAAGCGTGGCCAGCGCCAACAACCAACCGTCGATAGTACTGAAGTCCGGTGGTAGCGTACCATTGCCAACGACGACACCCAGCACTACCGCCACCATACTGACCGCCGCCGCGGTCGCCTCCGCCATTCCAACGGAACTGGCTAAGGCGAACAAAATTACCGGGTACTTTAAATCGCAGCTGAAACCCCCGAACACGTTTcacaatttaaagaaaaccATCAAAACCGTAGCAGGACGTGCGTCTGCGCTGCACCAGCAAAAGCGGAAGCTGCTTGTCGATGGTTCAACAGAAGGCAGCTATCCGGAACTGACAACCTCCACGAAAGCGACTGCTGGGGGTGTATTCACCGGGGTTAGTACTACATCGAATCCGGCCCCATTCTCGGAAGCCGATGTGGAGAAATATTTGAAACTGTTCAACCAGCAAACGCTCGGTGGAACAACGCTGACGACGACGGCTTTGGAAGCGGTTGCTGTAGCTACGCTCGCTGCATCCGAGGCAGCCGTTACAGCGGCCACCAATACTGCCGTCCCCGGTACATCTGCGGCATCCTCCAGTACAACCACCAGCAATGGAATCATCTCGAAAAAGGTAGAACGTAAAACGGCTCGCATCGCTCCGACCGTGTCTGCTACGCGCAAGATCAGCCATACCGTGCAGGGAGGTCTAGGCGTTGGCGGTAGTACTGGCGTTGCTGGGCAGACGAAGAAACCGATCAATATTGCACCGCGTACGACCACCGTCAGCAGTACGACTGCGGTGTATCAGCATACGATCGTTGCGGCTCCAGCAAGCGGAgcgatcagcagcagcaacaacaacaacaacaccaccactGCCAGcgtgcaccatcatcatcatcaggcgACAACAACGACAACTACCACGCAGAAGACTGAGCAGCATCCGATGTTGATGGGCAAAGGGCAACCGTCACCGCCGGTGCTTCTCACTACGATACGGCTACCGGGTCCGGTGGCTCAGCAACATGCACAATCGTTGCCACTTCCTAATGTTACCGTTTCACAACCACAACAGCCGACCGCTGTAACGCAGACAGGTGCGGCGGCTGTAGTACCACAGTATAAATCGATTATTCCCCAGCCACAACCCACGCCCACTAGCGCCACAACGACAAAATCAATGTCCGGCTCTAAGCTTGGGACGGCGGTCAGTACAGCTGCCACCACGACGATCGCACCGACGGCGGCCGTTTTCCAgttccaccatcatcaccatcagctgTCGGGTGGAGGCGCCGCACCCGGACAGATACCGAATCTGGTGCAGATCTCGAACCTGCTTCCACTCGCGGCTGCCCAACAGCAAGCCAAACTAACTGGTGGTGCATCGTTGACGCTTGCAACGGCTGCTAGTGCAGCGgccatgcagcagcagcagcatcagcaacagcagcaaaccgcTTCAGCGGCCGTTTCTGCAGCCGCTGCAGCAGCATTCGCGCTTGGTGCCGGTACACCGACGGCAACAGCCGCCAACCTGCTAGTCAATGCGAACGGCATCAACAACGGTGCAGCGGCTGGGTTGATTCGCAGCGGTGCACCTAATGGCGCTGGTCCGGCCGGTGGTCCCACTCCGCAGCTCGTCATGAATGCCACCTTCATTAAAATCCATCAaatacagcaacagcagcaacagcaagcgGCAGCAGCCGCCGCTCATCAAGCcgcccaacagcagcaacaacagttgATGGCCGCGGCCGCTTGTTCGGTAGCAAATGCtacgcaacagcagcaaagctTCACAATGGAAGCGTCGGCAATGAACATGAACTTTAGCGGTATGTTCGCTTCCAAACCGACGACCACCGTTGTGCCGTACTCTTGTCAACCAGCGGCCGGTCGACCGTCGGCTTACCAGCCCCAGAACGGTGCACCCACACTGTACCCAGCGGCACTCAATCCTTTCGCtgcgcaacagcaacagcagcagcacccgcagcaacagcaacaacagctgaTCATGACCCCAAGTGGAGGGATTTTTGTGAATGCAGCCGCCATCCCGGCGATGATCAATTCGCAGCTGAGTGCAGCATTCACACCGGCGTCAGCCAACATTCCCGCCCTGCATCCACTGCAGCCACCGCCCATGCCACCTTCATCACAGGGCGCGGGTAATGGTGGCAACAGTGGCACCACCACCGGACAGTTACCAAATATCACAGCTATCATCCAACAGAGCAATGGTGGACCGGCTGCCTTGACCGGTAGCGCTACTGGTAccgcacagcaacagcaacctcagcaccatcaccatcaccatcatcattcaCTGCTGGCAAACATTTCGCCTGCGATCCTTTCGAACCTGCAGGTAGCGGCAGCTGCATTCGCCTCGTCCGCCAACAACGGCACTGGTGTGAGTGCGAACAAGCTTACACTCGGACAGGCAGCAACATCCGCAGCAGCGACTCAGTTTGTGCCGATCTCCGCTGCAGCACACTACGGCACTGGAACAACGCTTTACGCAGCGACAACCGCGGGCATGAACGCATCGGCCCTCGGTATCGCCACGTCCATGCAACAACATCTcgcccaacaacagcaagcgATTGTATCGTCGGCCGTCCAATCGCTCTCTCCACCACCGCTCGTGGCCACCGTGCCCACCTTTACTACCACCGGCAAACCGATCATGAATGCGATGCTGAACGGTGTCTCATCGACCGTTTCCACGTCATCGGTCGCACCCTCGACGGCACTGTTGACGGTTGCCGCTCCCGCCGGTACACAAAAACCACCCGTTGGTGGTGAACCTCCCGGATTGGTTCCGGTGCAGCTTCCGAAGCAACCACCGACGGCGGTGGCATCGTCTCTAGCGTCGACCGCTCCACTTCCGAAGCTGGTACGCTCGTCAACGCTTACGTCACGTAGTATCGGTTCCACGCAGACGCCGTCAGTGGTTATACCTGCCGTTGCACCCAGTTCACCGCCTGCCCTCAACCCGCTCACGCTGGATTGTGGCAGCAGTAACGACAGTGGCATCGTTGCCAACTCCAGTGACAGTGAGGACAAGTCGCTTACAATCGATCTCTGCTCACCCGGATCACCTTCCGATACGTCCTCGGCCAAGAAGGGCGAGGAAGGGgacgaagaggaggaagaggatcAGGTTCATCATCATATACACGAGCATCATCACAATCACCTTCACCAGCATCAGCAAAGGCGTCATCtgcatcatcgtcgtcatgTGGCAGGCAGTGTTGGTAGCAACAAGGATGACACACGGACAACGACGTCTTCGCGATCGTCACCGCTCTCTACCTCATCTTCGGAAGAATTCGAGGATCAGTTGATCGTCGATCATGCGGTACCGGCAACGAGTACACCTGCAACGGTTGCTTCCGTTGCGGTGTCCCCGTTCCCACCACCGCTTCGCCTACTGTCCGATGTGGCAGTAGCGGCTGCCGAGGCTGAGGCTGCACTCCAAAGCAAGCATCAACAACCCCACAACCACGCCACCAACTCCACCGTTCTGGAGATTATTCGGCAAAAGCgtgaacagcaacagcagccggACCAGCCACCAATAAAGCAGGAGGACGACGAGGACACATGCACGTCCACGGTGAAACCGTTGGCAGAGGAACAGCAACAATCGCCGCAAGAGGCCATGTCTTCATCCTCATCTGCAGCGGATCTGCAGGAAGATTATAGTGCCGCTTCAACGCCTCAAAGCACTAGCTCTTCCGACGGCATAGTACCACCAGGAACGCACCAGGAACCGGGACAGGAGTTGGAAAAGAAGCGACAGGTCCAATCGTCGCTCGATTCTCGCACAACGAACTCTTCACCCTCGTCCGATCAGTCCCATCTGTCGCCCCCGAGTATCGATACGGAGATGGTCCTGATGAGCCCATTCGCACCGGATGCAACCTGCGCGAAGAGTCCCATCCTTTCGCAACCGAAAACGATCCGCTTTCCGGCACCGTCCGGTACGGCACCGCATCACAATTTCGGTCGCAAAGGGTTCCGCCGGTCGGGCGATGGACGGCTGTACGGTGTATGCTATTGGCGGGACTGCGAGAGCAAGTTTGATAGTAGCTCGCAGCTGCTCGAACATCTGCAACTAGCGCACATTAACACGCAGAAGGATCCACCGTATGCGTGCCTGTGGGATGGTTGCAAGGTACACAACAAGGAGTGTACCAAGTTTAACTGGCTTGAAAAGCACGTCCTGTCGCATGCCTGCAGCAAACTGCACAAGTGTATCGTGGAAGGGTGCGGAATGCGTTTCGCCTCGCAG CCTATGCTGCTAAAACACGTCAACAGTCACTTCGCGAACGTGGACAGCAACAGTTCTGGCAAGCGATCGTCCGATCCGCCCGTTCCAAAGGTGCTCAGGAAGACGGGCAAAAAGCTGCGCTACCGCCGGCAACCATGGTCAG CACGTCGCTTTGATTTCTTCGACTCTGGCGTGATGGAAGGTTTGCAGCACCGTTTGATACGGCTTGGTGCGATCGCGAGCGGACAGGGCGGCGCAATAACGTTCCGTGGGATACAGCTTGGTCGTCGGCACATACCAAAAGCAGGAACGGAAGTACTCGTCCGATGGTATCCTGCAGAAAT CCTGCCGGACGAATGGTTACCGGAGCTTACGGTGGGTGGGAAGTTTGTGAAGCAGGTAAGCATTCACAGTCTCACGATCGAGCAGCGAAACGATCTGTCCGACTATTTGAAGCAAGATCGGCTCAATCCAACGGCAACTGCCATTGTGAATCCATTTGCCGCACTGCACGAGCATGAGTTTGAGCAGCGAATTGCCGCGAGCGGTAGTGGCAGCAGCTCCAATCttagcagcatcagcagcaacagcaacagctgcagctggagcaacaacagcaacagcttctCCAATCAGACCGCTCGGTTCAACTGTCGCAGCGCGCCAAAGCAGCAGCGCAAGCGGGCTAAACCCTCCGCGACTGATTCGAACGGTTGCTGTTCGTCACAGTCGATTACGTCCAGCGGGTTTTCGTCGATCTTTTCAACCTCTCTAACGTCACTATCCGGCGGGACGAGTAGCGTtgctagcaacaacaacactgtCGCGTCATCCTGTGGTAGCAGCAGCCGCGAGGGAAGCTGCGGTGCAATGCAACTGTCCTCCTCAAGTTCTTCTTCGACGATATCTTTCACATCCTCGTCGGTATCCTCCTCCGcaacgtcatcatcatcatcatcatccgggGTCACGAAGTCGTCCAAATCATCCTGA